From the Sebastes fasciatus isolate fSebFas1 chromosome 3, fSebFas1.pri, whole genome shotgun sequence genome, one window contains:
- the c3h19orf67 gene encoding UPF0575 protein C19orf67 homolog isoform X2, whose protein sequence is METWEEGFLKNTSLLTTENMTDIEVELEVQLSSSSECVGLQEEMSDERKPDSPEESPLNTGPGGVEEPLSSLAVAALAPPCGFDCEVIQSLDLQLQFLLNKADDLQDCLANEQGHLEREALAAAVTSFLYTCQPYFNHLESTSTLSQHTPLPFNTYTRQRMQLLDFSQQLCDRLEQLVLTYASYNLLCLDETEPNSVSPFCIGQSQLGPLRLTAFRYCKPTPYLARVDTGLHKRMRWNVERLPDKQQTDEESEEEIVGDTEYYFLCYEDIPNAHAEAGGDCQSVSHGNVVRMWSIGQWVQVFPDTDDIYDWILCEVPRGSYQRLLFLGSEEPSSCSATDCMQQLLSSHQTE, encoded by the exons ATGGAAACGTGGGAAGAAG GTTTCCTCAAAAATACCAGCTTGTTAACAACAGAGAACATGACAGATATTGAGGTTGAGTTGGAGGTCCAGCTCTCCTCCAGCAGTGAGTGTGTGGGTCTGCAGGAGGAGATGAGCGATGAGAGGAAGCCAGACTCCCCCGAGGAGAGTCCTCTAAACACCGGACCAGGAG GGGTGGAGGAGCCTCTGTCGTCGTTGGCTGTCGCGGCTCTGGCGCCTCCCTGTGGCTTTGACTGCGAGGTCATCCAGTCTCTGGATCTGCAGCTCCAGTTCCTCCTGAACAAAGCAGATGACTTACAGGACTGCCTGGCCAACGA acAGGGTCATCTAGAGAGAGAGGCTCTTGCTGCTGCGGTGACAAGTTTCCTGTACACCTGTCAGCCCTACTTTAACCACCTGGAATCCACAAGCACCCTGTCCCAGCACACCCCTCTGCCTTTTAACACCTACACAAGG cagcgTATGCAGCTGTTGGACTTCTCTCAGCAGCTGTGTGACCGGTTGGAGCAGCTGGTGTTGACCTACGCCAGCTACAATCTCCTCTGTTTGGACGAAACCGAGCCTAACAG CGTGTCTCCCTTCTGCATCGGTCAGAGTCAGCTCGGTCCGCTGAGGCTCACCGCGTTCCGCTACTGTAAGCCCACGCCGTACCTGGCCCGGGTCGACACCGGCCTCCACAAACGCATGCGCTGGAACGTGGAGAGACTCCCAGACAAGCAGCAGACAGATGAGGAGAGTGAGGAAGAAATAGTCGGCGACACAGAGTA TTACTTCCTGTGCTATGAGGACATTCCCAACGCTCACGCAGAGGCTGGCGGGGATTGCCAAAGCGTCTCTCACGGTAACGTGGTGAGGATGTGGTCCATCGGTCAGTGGGTGCAGGTGTTCCCCGACACAGACGACATCTACGACTG GATCCTGTGCGAGGTTCCTCGGGGTAGCTACCAGCGGCTGCTGTTTCTGGGCAGCGAGGAGCCGTCTAGCTGCAGCGCTACAGACTGCATGCAGCAGCTGCTGTCGTCACACCAGACAGAGTGA
- the c3h19orf67 gene encoding UPF0575 protein C19orf67 homolog isoform X4 codes for MTDIEVELEVQLSSSSECVGLQEEMSDERKPDSPEESPLNTGPGGVEEPLSSLAVAALAPPCGFDCEVIQSLDLQLQFLLNKADDLQDCLANEQGHLEREALAAAVTSFLYTCQPYFNHLESTSTLSQHTPLPFNTYTRQRMQLLDFSQQLCDRLEQLVLTYASYNLLCLDETEPNSVSPFCIGQSQLGPLRLTAFRYCKPTPYLARVDTGLHKRMRWNVERLPDKQQTDEESEEEIVGDTEYYFLCYEDIPNAHAEAGGDCQSVSHGNVVRMWSIGQWVQVFPDTDDIYDWILCEVPRGSYQRLLFLGSEEPSSCSATDCMQQLLSSHQTE; via the exons ATGACAGATATTGAGGTTGAGTTGGAGGTCCAGCTCTCCTCCAGCAGTGAGTGTGTGGGTCTGCAGGAGGAGATGAGCGATGAGAGGAAGCCAGACTCCCCCGAGGAGAGTCCTCTAAACACCGGACCAGGAG GGGTGGAGGAGCCTCTGTCGTCGTTGGCTGTCGCGGCTCTGGCGCCTCCCTGTGGCTTTGACTGCGAGGTCATCCAGTCTCTGGATCTGCAGCTCCAGTTCCTCCTGAACAAAGCAGATGACTTACAGGACTGCCTGGCCAACGA acAGGGTCATCTAGAGAGAGAGGCTCTTGCTGCTGCGGTGACAAGTTTCCTGTACACCTGTCAGCCCTACTTTAACCACCTGGAATCCACAAGCACCCTGTCCCAGCACACCCCTCTGCCTTTTAACACCTACACAAGG cagcgTATGCAGCTGTTGGACTTCTCTCAGCAGCTGTGTGACCGGTTGGAGCAGCTGGTGTTGACCTACGCCAGCTACAATCTCCTCTGTTTGGACGAAACCGAGCCTAACAG CGTGTCTCCCTTCTGCATCGGTCAGAGTCAGCTCGGTCCGCTGAGGCTCACCGCGTTCCGCTACTGTAAGCCCACGCCGTACCTGGCCCGGGTCGACACCGGCCTCCACAAACGCATGCGCTGGAACGTGGAGAGACTCCCAGACAAGCAGCAGACAGATGAGGAGAGTGAGGAAGAAATAGTCGGCGACACAGAGTA TTACTTCCTGTGCTATGAGGACATTCCCAACGCTCACGCAGAGGCTGGCGGGGATTGCCAAAGCGTCTCTCACGGTAACGTGGTGAGGATGTGGTCCATCGGTCAGTGGGTGCAGGTGTTCCCCGACACAGACGACATCTACGACTG GATCCTGTGCGAGGTTCCTCGGGGTAGCTACCAGCGGCTGCTGTTTCTGGGCAGCGAGGAGCCGTCTAGCTGCAGCGCTACAGACTGCATGCAGCAGCTGCTGTCGTCACACCAGACAGAGTGA
- the c3h19orf67 gene encoding UPF0575 protein C19orf67 homolog isoform X3, producing the protein METWEEGFLKNTSLLTTENMTDIEVELEVQLSSSSECVGLQEEMSDERKPDSPEESPLNTGPGGVEEPLSSLAVAALAPPCGFDCEVIQSLDLQLQFLLNKADDLQDCLANEQGHLEREALAAAVTSFLYTCQPYFNHLESTSTLSQHTPLPFNTYTRRMQLLDFSQQLCDRLEQLVLTYASYNLLCLDETEPNSVSPFCIGQSQLGPLRLTAFRYCKPTPYLARVDTGLHKRMRWNVERLPDKQQTDEESEEEIVGDTEYYFLCYEDIPNAHAEAGGDCQSVSHGNVVRMWSIGQWVQVFPDTDDIYDWILCEVPRGSYQRLLFLGSEEPSSCSATDCMQQLLSSHQTE; encoded by the exons ATGGAAACGTGGGAAGAAG GTTTCCTCAAAAATACCAGCTTGTTAACAACAGAGAACATGACAGATATTGAGGTTGAGTTGGAGGTCCAGCTCTCCTCCAGCAGTGAGTGTGTGGGTCTGCAGGAGGAGATGAGCGATGAGAGGAAGCCAGACTCCCCCGAGGAGAGTCCTCTAAACACCGGACCAGGAG GGGTGGAGGAGCCTCTGTCGTCGTTGGCTGTCGCGGCTCTGGCGCCTCCCTGTGGCTTTGACTGCGAGGTCATCCAGTCTCTGGATCTGCAGCTCCAGTTCCTCCTGAACAAAGCAGATGACTTACAGGACTGCCTGGCCAACGA acAGGGTCATCTAGAGAGAGAGGCTCTTGCTGCTGCGGTGACAAGTTTCCTGTACACCTGTCAGCCCTACTTTAACCACCTGGAATCCACAAGCACCCTGTCCCAGCACACCCCTCTGCCTTTTAACACCTACACAAGG cgTATGCAGCTGTTGGACTTCTCTCAGCAGCTGTGTGACCGGTTGGAGCAGCTGGTGTTGACCTACGCCAGCTACAATCTCCTCTGTTTGGACGAAACCGAGCCTAACAG CGTGTCTCCCTTCTGCATCGGTCAGAGTCAGCTCGGTCCGCTGAGGCTCACCGCGTTCCGCTACTGTAAGCCCACGCCGTACCTGGCCCGGGTCGACACCGGCCTCCACAAACGCATGCGCTGGAACGTGGAGAGACTCCCAGACAAGCAGCAGACAGATGAGGAGAGTGAGGAAGAAATAGTCGGCGACACAGAGTA TTACTTCCTGTGCTATGAGGACATTCCCAACGCTCACGCAGAGGCTGGCGGGGATTGCCAAAGCGTCTCTCACGGTAACGTGGTGAGGATGTGGTCCATCGGTCAGTGGGTGCAGGTGTTCCCCGACACAGACGACATCTACGACTG GATCCTGTGCGAGGTTCCTCGGGGTAGCTACCAGCGGCTGCTGTTTCTGGGCAGCGAGGAGCCGTCTAGCTGCAGCGCTACAGACTGCATGCAGCAGCTGCTGTCGTCACACCAGACAGAGTGA